Proteins found in one Pseudomonadota bacterium genomic segment:
- the tatC gene encoding twin-arginine translocase subunit TatC produces the protein MVPEAALRSSPGKLLPDLYLVSGRLFFYLKLALVAGILLASPVIFYQIWRFVAPGLYHHEKRLAIPFALLSALCFLGGTAFGYLVVFPPAFSFLMSYSSDILSPMPTVAEYFSLSLKLLIAFGVIFELPVFMVLLARLGIVNASFLNKQRKYAILSAFVIAAILTPTPDIVNQLMMAVPLIVLYEISIVGVWLFGGKKSSQDDLHGNELGGK, from the coding sequence CTGGTTCCTGAAGCCGCTTTACGAAGTTCTCCCGGAAAACTCCTCCCTGATCTTTACCTCGTATCAGGGCGCCTTTTTTTTTACCTGAAATTAGCCCTGGTTGCAGGGATTCTATTGGCAAGCCCGGTAATTTTTTATCAAATCTGGCGTTTTGTGGCCCCCGGGCTGTATCACCATGAAAAGCGCCTGGCGATCCCTTTTGCGTTGCTTTCGGCACTATGTTTTCTTGGTGGCACGGCCTTCGGTTATCTGGTTGTTTTTCCACCCGCCTTCAGTTTTCTCATGAGCTATTCCTCAGACATCCTGAGTCCGATGCCCACTGTTGCCGAGTATTTTTCGCTCAGCCTCAAGCTGCTCATCGCTTTCGGGGTGATCTTTGAGCTTCCGGTCTTCATGGTTTTGCTGGCGCGGCTGGGAATCGTCAATGCGTCATTCCTCAACAAGCAGCGGAAATATGCGATCCTTTCAGCGTTTGTAATCGCTGCAATCCTCACCCCCACCCCGGATATTGTCAATCAGTTGATGATGGCCGTGCCGCTTATCGTGCTGTATGAGATCAGCATTGTCGGCGTCTGGCTGTTCGGCGGGAAGAAATCGTCTCAGGACGATCTTCATGGAAACGAACTGGGTGGCAAGTGA
- a CDS encoding twin-arginine translocase subunit TatC: protein MEEFQEQSLTEHLAELRSCLLISLAAAGVGFSIAYYYVEKIGHWFLKPLYEVLPENSSLIFTSYQGAFFFT from the coding sequence ATGGAAGAATTTCAGGAACAATCTTTAACCGAGCATCTGGCAGAACTGCGAAGCTGTCTGCTTATTTCTCTTGCTGCTGCCGGAGTGGGTTTTTCCATTGCTTATTATTATGTTGAGAAAATCGGCCACTGGTTCCTGAAGCCGCTTTACGAAGTTCTCCCGGAAAACTCCTCCCTGATCTTTACCTCGTATCAGGGCGCCTTTTTTTTTACCTGA